One part of the Chloroflexia bacterium SDU3-3 genome encodes these proteins:
- a CDS encoding tetratricopeptide repeat protein codes for MLDEYQRDEAILHLQRGLVLERAHRVDEAVEEYRRAIARDPHLREAHDALGLYYQRYGLYAKAAEEFRFVVKLEGGDFLAHFNLGYVLLEIGRHDESMQVFQHCLSLIPDDPATNYEVACLHYIRGSYIEALQHTQIALERYAEDWALYKLRGCCMLRLGNYDEAQIAFERARTWATRPQAQAEIGALLASVERHRECGEEPSFKDQLYASYGIVQLGSAQDDGIHLREVAEYHFTYPDIATTLRRMVGLAQAAAWGFSCVIGLDRLAAPVASALSAMLGLPMCGTEALCCNSRPLLVMAVGREQELLDIARERNGGCGASFCLGLNWLGRGSYHPDIIGVIARGACSVPWEPELRRLRSLGAPAEQVERCLASALDQIMAASADLDADPTLGAQISYYTDKHPNLRFL; via the coding sequence ATGCTCGATGAGTATCAGCGTGATGAGGCCATCCTTCACCTTCAGCGCGGCCTCGTCCTTGAGCGGGCACACCGAGTCGATGAAGCCGTTGAGGAATATCGCCGCGCGATCGCCCGCGATCCCCACCTCCGCGAAGCCCACGATGCCCTCGGCCTCTACTACCAGCGCTACGGCCTCTACGCCAAGGCCGCTGAGGAGTTCCGCTTTGTCGTGAAGCTGGAGGGCGGCGATTTCCTCGCCCACTTTAACCTTGGCTATGTGCTGCTGGAAATAGGCCGCCACGATGAGTCGATGCAGGTCTTCCAGCACTGCCTGTCGCTCATCCCCGATGACCCGGCCACCAACTACGAGGTCGCCTGCCTGCACTACATCCGCGGCAGCTACATCGAGGCGCTGCAGCACACCCAGATCGCGCTTGAGCGCTACGCCGAGGACTGGGCGCTCTACAAGCTGCGCGGCTGCTGCATGCTGCGCCTGGGCAACTACGACGAGGCCCAGATCGCCTTCGAGCGCGCCCGCACCTGGGCCACGCGCCCCCAGGCCCAGGCCGAGATCGGCGCGCTGCTGGCCTCGGTCGAGCGCCACCGCGAGTGCGGCGAGGAGCCATCGTTTAAAGATCAGCTCTACGCCAGCTACGGCATCGTGCAGCTCGGCTCGGCCCAGGATGACGGCATCCATCTGCGCGAGGTGGCCGAGTACCACTTCACCTACCCCGACATCGCCACCACCCTGCGGCGCATGGTCGGCCTGGCCCAGGCCGCCGCGTGGGGCTTCTCGTGCGTGATCGGCCTCGATCGGCTGGCCGCGCCGGTGGCCAGCGCGCTCTCGGCCATGCTGGGCCTGCCCATGTGCGGCACTGAGGCGCTCTGCTGCAACTCGCGGCCCCTGCTGGTGATGGCCGTCGGGCGCGAGCAGGAGCTGCTCGACATCGCCCGCGAGCGCAACGGCGGCTGCGGCGCGAGCTTCTGCCTGGGCCTGAACTGGCTGGGCCGGGGCAGCTACCACCCCGACATCATCGGCGTGATCGCGCGCGGGGCCTGCAGCGTGCCGTGGGAGCCGGAGCTGCGCCGCCTGCGCTCGCTGGGCGCGCCCGCCGAGCAGGTCGAGCGCTGTCTTGCCAGCGCGCTCGATCAGATCATGGCCGCCAGCGCCGATCTGGATGCCGACCCGACTCTGGGCGCGCAGATCAGCTACTATACCGACAAGCACCCGAATCTGCGCTTCCTCTAG
- a CDS encoding ribonuclease PH, producing the protein MQRSDERAADQIRPLRITLDTFGYGEGSALIEQGGTRVLCTASVEAGVPGWLRGQGQGWVTGEYSLLPRSTTTRSRRERSGASGRTQEIQRLIGRSLRAAVDMQLLGEHTITIDCDVLQADGGTRCASITGGYLALALALHRMVRRGDLAQLPLVQAVAAISAGYVGGSALLDLDYSEDSTAEMDCNIIQTSTGGIVEVQCTAERRAVTRAELNSLLDLGEAGIATLLEAQRQALAGAGF; encoded by the coding sequence ATGCAGCGATCCGACGAGCGCGCCGCCGACCAGATCCGGCCCCTGCGCATCACGCTCGACACCTTTGGCTATGGCGAAGGCTCGGCCCTGATCGAGCAGGGCGGCACCCGCGTGCTCTGCACCGCCAGCGTGGAGGCGGGCGTGCCCGGCTGGCTGCGCGGCCAGGGCCAGGGCTGGGTCACCGGCGAATACTCGCTGCTGCCGCGATCCACCACCACCCGCTCGCGCCGCGAGCGCAGCGGGGCCTCGGGCCGCACCCAGGAGATCCAGCGCCTGATCGGGCGCTCGCTGCGGGCGGCGGTGGACATGCAGCTGCTGGGCGAGCACACCATCACCATCGACTGCGATGTGCTGCAGGCCGATGGCGGCACCCGCTGCGCCTCGATCACCGGCGGCTATCTGGCGCTGGCCCTGGCCCTACACCGCATGGTGCGGCGCGGCGACCTGGCCCAGCTGCCGCTGGTGCAGGCGGTGGCCGCGATCAGCGCGGGCTATGTGGGCGGCAGCGCCCTGCTCGACCTGGACTATAGCGAGGATAGCACCGCCGAGATGGACTGCAACATCATCCAGACCAGCACCGGCGGTATTGTGGAGGTGCAGTGCACCGCCGAGCGCCGCGCGGTGACGCGGGCCGAGCTGAACAGCCTGCTCGATCTGGGCGAGGCGGGAATCGCCACGCTGCTGGAGGCCCAGCGCCAGGCTCTGGCGGGTGCGGGATTCTAA